AGAGTTGACTTGATGATGTCGCCATAGTCATTGTAGTACTGAACGaaaacaatttgtaaaaatataccCTGTTCTCGATGCAAAGCGAACCCATACCCTGACATAGTGTTTGAATACGTCCGCTGCGACTTGGGTAGGCATTACATTGTACACTACCAGTTTGCAGAAAGAGGCCAAAAAGTTGCGCCGCTTGTGCAgttcctcaatttttgtgtgCTCGTCAggatctaaaaaatatatttgaaactGTTAAGAAAAAACGAATTTATACAAACTACACTAATAAATTTAGTCTGAtactaatataaattttaatttcaagtgtgcaaaatttgaatttggtgCACCTCATACCTATTTCCTCGTCAATGAACACATAGCTCTGGATGAAGTCATTGAGCATTTGCTGGAGCGACCTGTCCGGTTCATAGACCAAAGGCACCAGGGTTGGATTGCTGCCGAGCTGGCTGCAGAAGAGGATGAGGAAGTCGCAGATGGTGATGTAAGCCTCCTCCTTGAACAGTTGTACAGGCGACATCAGCAGCATTTCCTTCATCGTGTCCATGAACTGGTTGTTGCGACTCTTCAGTGTCTCCACTTCTTGCGCCACTGTTGTGTTCGTGGCAGTGGTTGAGCCGCGCTCCAGCATGTCCTCCAACTGGCGCAGACCCCACAGGATGGAGAAGAATGCGGCAGACATGCAGTACTTGACagcctgaaaataaatacacctAAATGAATCTCTTAATTGCGAAATtatctagaaaaaaaataaactacgTCCACACTGAGTAGGGTTCTGTTAAAAGTGACATCTTACTAACcattaaaaaagagagagtATAAATATATTGCTTTTCCATCTCAAATATTCCCAAGagaagctaaaatttttaggACAAATATCTACTCTACCTCATCAGGGTACATCTTGTTCCCATCTTTAGCCTTTTGAATGCACTCATAGAGCAGCTCATAAATGCGCCAAGCACCCATGTTGTGGCATGCATAGAAGATCGAAACTTTCTTCAAACTATGAACCAAGCTGAAGGTTTCATCCTCGTCGGGCTCCTCGTCCTGTAAGTTGAAGGCATGAAGAGGGGAAATCAAGAAGAGAAACACCAACCCCTTCAATGAGTGAGTTGTACTCATCAAGAGACTCCTTGAACTTGTTGACGATCATGTCGATTAAAGTGCTTCTGGCGACGTCGCAGCGAGTGTAAATTGCCAGGTTTTCGCAGCACAAAGTTTCAAGAGTTTTAGCACAGGATTCAAGTACCTCAGTATCTGTGTGCCTCTCCACCAAATCTTGGATGATCCTCAACAAGGAGTCCAAACTCTGCATATTTTAGCGCAAAATAAGATCCATTTAATAAAACCAAGTTACACGGAATTGTACCTTTTCCTGCCGAGACGAAACATAGACGTCCAAGTCAAAGTACTGAGGAATGCTCATGAGGTTGTTGATTTTGTCCGGGTCGGCGCTGTATTTGGCTAACAGGAGGGGCAGGGTGGGGATGAAATGCTCAGTCAGCTTGGCTCGGTCGTCATTGACTTGCTTGATTTCTTTGGCGGACAGAATCTGCAGCAATCacaggaataaataaacattctgtgttttagtttaatttatttatacatataagtttcatgaaataaattaattacaactgACAATTcagtataattttataaataccTTTCTTGTAGGTCCTCTGCCAACTGGAGGCTCACCAGTCGCAGCTTGTCTGATGCAGCAGGTCATGATTTCAATCAGACTCGTCTCCTGCCTGTCGTCCAACGGCTCCTCCTCAGCGCCGGGCTCCTCAAGCAGCAGATCAGTCATGCACTCCCAGTCCTTCATCATTTCGTTGGACTCAATGAGCGAGTCGACCAGGTAGGCCCCATGCTCGTGCAACTCAGATTCAATGAAGAACTGGACCAAATCTCTGATGAGCGGCGTGGTGGGGAGGCGCCGCTTACCCCTCCTGGTGCGCTGACCGGTCTGCGTGTCCTCGTCAGGCACAAAGAGGCGCTCGTTCAAGAACTCCCCGGCCGCTTGAGCCACGGCGCGATGCGAAGAGTACACCAACTCGTACACGTGTTCGCAGTCTTTGTCTGAGAGGATGTCTCGGTGGTGTCTGTTTCAAATGAGAATTGagttttggataattttaagGAAGTATACTTTACTTTAAAATGCTGATGACCAGCCGGACAGCTTGAACTGCCACGTCGTATTCCTTGTCCAAAGTCATAGCCACGATCCTGTCCTTAAATTTGCTGGTAAAAAGTTCCAGCTTTCCTTTCAGCTCATCAGAAGCATAGAGTGGTTGCAGAGCCTGAAAATGGAATTAACATGCAAGCTTTAgatctgatattttttccaactggCATTAGTGAAGTCTGTgcttagaaattaattacctgCAAACACTTGAGGCGAACTTCTCCACACTTATCATGCAGGGTCCAACCTATGTACTTCAAGTAAGAGTCGTCCAAAAAGTTGTTGTGGAACTTCTTCATCCAAATGCCAATCTCGGCCATGCAAATGGCTCTGATTTCAGGTAAGGTGTccctgttaaaatttttagactaATTATCAATATCCTTTAACAAAGAAGCAGATAATCCCAACCTGTATCTGTGCACAAAGACAGACTTGAACATGTAGGTGAGCATGTTCTTTATTTCATCCATGTTCTCCTCCAGCTCCTGTCTCTTGGTCATCAGCGTCTCCAGCCTGTCGCTGGCCCTCTTGTCCCTGCCCTTCTGTCTTTCAGCCTCATACTGTCGTTGGGTGTTGTCCAAATTCACGGAGACGGTCAAGGCGACGTCAACCAAGGCAGTCATCAGCTTCATGGCTAAGAGTATTTTTAGCTTTCcccgtttaaataaaaagcaacaatTATTACCAGCTAGAGTGGCTGTGTGACGGAAAGCTCGGACCTGAGAGTCAGACAAGCCTGTGAGGAGGGAGATTACGTTGTCCATAAGGTATTGATCGTAAATGATCGAGTACTGGCACTGCTTCACCAAAAGCTGCACGAACTCGCAAAAATtcgctttgaattttttccactgCTGGCCAGTCATGGTGAGAGGGTATTCTCCGCTTTcctgagagaaaaaaattcatcaaattatttactctGAGAATGTGTCAGAATAGTctttaaactgattttctgcaaataatataaaccAACCTCATCAAACTCTTCAGTCATTTTCCTGATGACCTTCGCGTGTTCCATCTCCTCCTGCATTTCTTCAGTGATTTTGCCCTTGCAGCCGGACGCATTGATGAAAAACTGCATTAGAGAGAGCAATGCTGACCCCCTCTCCGTCTTGTACCGCTCAATCCAGTCATCCACGACCTGCTGCAGTGACAGCCGTCCGCTCTTGATGATGGAGTATAGGCTGTTCTCATCATCCAAGCCCGACTCGTTCGCAGGTCTGCGCCCTGGCTTCCTGCCAGGAGTGCTGGTGGTAGAACCTCTGCCTGCTCCACCGCCGCGATTGTATGTGCCTCTTGGACGGCCACGGCCCCTCGTGGACTTCGGGATTGTCGGAGAAGCTGCTTGCGGCTGCTCAAATTGGTGCTGTGGCTGCTCATATGTGGAAAAACTCTGCATTGGCTGCGCGAACGAGGTGGAGGGTTGATTGTAGCTCTGCTGCAGCTGGCTGCTCGTGTCAAACTGCGATGAATCGCCACCTCCGTAAACTGTGTCTGACCTGAAAATATAAGCATGAATTTAGTTCAACCTTTTAATTACATATGGTTTTAACAGTGAAAGGCGTTGCAAAGCTGCATTGAATTCTTGCAAACATACCCATGGGACATAGGTGTGGGAGGCTGCGGTGTGTAGGCCTGGTAGGCGTTGTAGGACTCGTGCATGTCGCTGGCCGACACGTCCATCGGGGTCATCGGTGTCATAGGGTTTTCATATTCCGGTGGTGGATCATCCATCCGGATCCTTTTGCCGCCTCGGCGCTGCATTTTATCTCTGGAAAGGATTTAAATTGGagcatcaaatattttgtgcttttttatgACCCATTACATATAATCCAATAGGTTTCGATTGTTTGAGGTATCATTATCATACAGCTCTTTTTACCTCTAAGATAAAGCAGACACCTAAAAAAATCCACTGAGGGTAGTGAGGGTTCCTCAAATCCGTCCACTTTTGCGGGCAAACTGATGTACACAAAAGGGACGCCGAAAATAAGCACTATCCGCCCTCTGTGTGTTCAATTGTCAACTATAGATAGATACATTGATACTGATACAAAATGTCATACATTATACAAGCAATGCATTTAATGCattctaattattttgctctatTTGTATTACACAAACATTGGAAACTTTATGTCTCGAACGAACTGTGTGTTTTCAGAGttaaactttttgtttaaaagttcCTTCACATTATCAAcataacaatattaattattatgaatttaaataagtaatttgAGCGGGAGCCTGGTTGGTTGCGCCTGGTTGCGCCCACGCCCACCTATCTGTGAGAAGTGTGAGACAGGAGACTGCTTGCTAGGCGCCAGAATTCAAATCAGCCATACAGACTGGCGCACCTGATCAGCAGCACAAACAGCAGTCAGCAGCAGGTCAGCAGTGTGTTGTGTTTGTGTTTAGTGACTTGCCTGTGTTGTGGATCAAATTGTcggcgaaaatattttaatttattgtcagATTAAAAGAAGTTAGCTTTCCACTTCATACGAGATAAGAAAATTTGAGATGTCGAGCACCTGATAATCCACGATTTCACTTAAGCTGAAAAATGGATAGCGGTTTAAAAGAGCCTGCACCCTCTGATGATGGTTAGTTTGTTCATCATACCTCTCAATATTTTCGTCAAATTTAATGtgaattacaataattttatagctCAACAGCAATCTGACGATGGGAAGGCAAATTCAGAAGAAGATGAGAAGATTGTCGCCTTGCGCAACCACATCGAATATCTCTTAGAGAGAAACGTTGCTGGACAAAAAGATTATGAAAAACTGATCAAGCAGTATAAAAGGTTTAATAACACATACAAAACGAAATTGTGTCATAAAAGCCCACATTAATTTACAGCCGTGAGCAAGAACTTAATTCTGCCAATGCAAAGATGTGCGAGGCATTATTTCAAGTTGCAACATTGACCGCACAATTGCATGTGAAAGAAGATGCGGTGAAAAACCTGAAGACAGATGTTGATGTGTTGGGAAAGCAATTGGCTGAGGCCTCGAGAGCCAAAAACAATGCATTGCTGAAGCTGGACAATATTGCTAGTAGAGAGGAGACTTTTGAGAACAAGTACACAGATAAAGCACTGtttgaaatcttaaattatcaattcaaTTACAGGAAAAGAATGATGGAGCAAGAAATTGACTTGCTCCGAGGACAGATTCTCAGTTTTGAGCAAAGAGTTGAGCGCCAGGAGGCTGAGCTTGTTGACGCGACTTCGTCCTCAAGAGTTGTGCAACTTGAGAGTCAGCTACAGAGAATGATTGATGAGGTGAATCTTGTCAATTCATTCCCTCTGgattggatttaaattttttgggtACTTTCAAGCTTGCCGCTCGCGACCAAACTGCTCTCAGGCTTCGCAACCAATTGAAAGAAGAACAGTCCAAAGTGTCCAAACTCGAGGAAAGACATAAGTTGGACCAAACCAAGGAGTCCCAACTGCAGCTTATTCACAAGAAAGAGCTTGAGTCTCAAATCAATTTATCTCGTATTTCTCAAGGTGAATTGTTACATTCAACAGTGATTTGCTTaacttatttgtttttgtttattatagagagatttgaagaaaatgagAAGAAGTTGCATGAGTTTAGCGGCCTTATAAAGAAACTGGAAGCTgagcttgaaataaaatcaataccTGGAGATGCTGAGAGGAAAGCTCTGGAGGAAATTAACAGGCTAAATCAAGAACTGGAGAACAAAGACaacaaaattcagaatttgGAACTCTCTGTATCACAACTTGAGATTGAACTGGAGCAGATCAAGAAAGGTTGGTTACTgggtcttttttaaaataggttGTGATTAGAATATTGTGTATTTGCAGACAACCTTGACCAATATATTCAGAAGTTGTTCCCTTCCGCCTCTATCGTCAGCCAGCATTTGCAGGGTGATTTGAGCCTCTCCCAACTTTATGAGAAGTATTCTGCTGTGCTTGAGGAATTTAACACAACCAAATACGAAAGAGACATGCTGAGAGTCAAGTTCAATGGCCTCACAGATGACGTTAGTATTTTCTTAAGTTCCCTTACCAAATTTCACTGGCGAATTATCTAGCTGACAGTCAAGGTTGACGCGTTGCATGAGTGCAAGAAGAAGCAGGCGGCAGCAGAACAACAAGTGCAGAGGCTCATGAATGAGAACAAGAAGCTAATGATCGAGTACGAAAACATGAAGCAGTCGGCCAAAGAATCAGCGCGCAGCGTGGCCCAGCACTTGATTGATAAAAGCCAGCTTAAGCAGCAGAATGATGACCTGCGCAAGCAGGTCATACGCCTGGTGCAGGAAATTGCTGTCTTGAAGTCAGGTGAAGAAAGTCAGCTGACTGACGAGGACCATCTCGTGCTGTTCAGGGACATTGATGAGCTGCAGCACAAGAATATCGAGCTGCTGTCCCTGGTGCGAGAGCTGCAGACGCGGGCCGAGGCAGCTGAGAAGGAGATGGAGAACGTTGAGAAAGTGGCCAGTTGCAATGAGCGCCTGGATGAGCTGGTTGAGCaggtgaattaatttaaaaattgttttctttgcaGTATTTATTAGAGGTTTTAATGACTTAATTCTCgattatataaataaacattagGGTAAATTTTTGCGAATCATAAAGTATTAATTCATTATAAGcgacaaaaatatgaaataaataaataaaaggtcATGGTCAAAGTTAaactaaacaattaaaattgtgataattgaaattagattaaaaccgcactgcttttaattttaatttgcataccGCTTTAGCAAGTGCTACCCATGCCCAGccatatatttattgaatttaaagaaatttaaattctcaaattaGCAAGACTTAGACGTTTCCTCTATAAATTATCACTTTTCTCTCAAGCAATTAATAATGTcgctaatttaaatacaatgaAAGGATTGTACCTAAAATTCTAACTAGAGCATCTTTAACGAAAAACTATCATACAGGTGAAACGCTACCAGGAGCGGGAAGCATCGCACTCAGAAATGATGCAGCTGCTCATCCGGCAGCGGGACCACTTTGAGGAGATGTCCAAGAGTGCGATCCGAGCGGCCGAGGAGAAGGTGCAGCAGATGAGAATGAGCCTTACCCCAGTCAAGGGCTCAGAGCCCATGGACGTGGCTGCCTCGCCTGCACCGCAGCAGCCAGAGCAGCGTGTCCTTTCGCCGCAGGTATCCTCACCAAGACTGCAGGGACAGCAGCAGAGGCCGCAGTCTCCTCAGATGTCAATGCAGAGGGCAAATAGACCGCGCTTCTCACCGTACACCGCTGGTGGGGTGCCCCCGTCGAAGGCTTACGTGGACGCCCTGCAGCTGCGCTACAAGAAGTGCCAGGACGAGCTGGAGAGTTCCAACAAGGCTTTCGCAGAGTATCGGGAGAACTCGAAAAAGAACATGGACATGGTGATCAACCAGCTGGAGGAGCTGCGCAACGAAAACCTGGACATCAAAATGGAGCGGTCAGAGCTGAAGGCGCTGTGCGAGACGGGCAAGGACAAGCTGGCCAGCATGAAAAACATTATGGAGGGGCTGCAGAGGCAACTGGATGCCGTGCAGAAGATGCGTGACATCCAGGATGTGATCATCGGCAAGCATGAAAAGAACACAATCGAGCTGAACAAGGAGATAGTGAAGACTTACGCCAAGCTGTCCAACGTGGAGGGACTGCTCGAGCGGGCCAACGCAGAAATCCGCAGACTGCGGGTCAGTGAGAGCTCTGCCAGGCATGAGTGTGAGTCGCTGAGAGCGTCCTCCTCCAGCCAGAATCTAGTGTTCCTCGGTGCTCAAGAGCTGAAGGCCGCGAGACAGCGGGCCGACGCAGAGGACAGTCTGATCCTTTCCAACCAGCTGCAGGCGGTGATGAATGAGAACAAAGAGCTGAAACAGCAACTTGAGTCGGGTCAAGTCCATCTCAAGGACGAAATCAACCGTCTGGAGGCGTGTCTCAACAAAGAACGTGCTCTGCTGGCCGGGGCAGTGGCCGAGAAGGAGACGGCCGTGTCTGAGTGTGCCCGCGCTGCAGAGCTGCTCTCGCAAGCGCAGCGGGACGTGATGGTTCTGCGCACCAACAAGAATCCAAGCGCCAGCACCGAGGTGCAGACAGAGAACCAGTTTGACTACGAGCACCAAATTGGCCAGCTTGAGGAGGAGCTGCTTGCCGCAAATGCGCGCAACGTGGAGGTCAAAGCCAAATACGAGGAGCTGACCGAGACGCGCGCTCGCGACGAGGATGTAATTGCTCAGCTGAAGAAACTTAATGATGAGCTGAAGCATGCTATCGACGTGAGCAAGGAGGAGTTTGAAGCGGAAAAGAACGCTGCCAAGCAGAAGATAGACTCACTCGAAGGCGATTTATCCGTCGCTAAGGAGCAGCTGACGGTCGCTAAAGAGCAGCTGTGCAGGGCTGAGAAGCAAATTGACTCGCTGCGGGCTGAGGTGGCAAATGCGGGCCAGCGGCAGGCGGTGGCCATCGTCGGGCAGGAGAAAGAGGAGGCCATCAGGAATCTGAAGAAGGAGTTGGCGGCCATGAAGGAGAAGCAAGAGCGGGGCGAGGAGAGTCTCGAAAGAGAGAAGGAGCAGCACAAGCTTGACCTGCAGGCGCTGTCCATCACCAGGAAGCAGCTAGTGGCATTAGAGAAGACGTCCTTGGAACTGAAGGAGCGAATCTCCAGCCTCGAATTCGAGGTACAAAAGGCCAAGAGTGACCTGGAGAACGCCAGACTGACGGCCAACGTCGTTTCCGGAGACCAATCCGATGAGCTTAGGGAGCAGAACCGAATTCTGTACCAACAGCTGGAGCAGGTGTTGAGCCAGCGGGGCAGAATCGAAAGTTCCCTCGGCGAGGAAGACGCCCTGCTAGGCGTGCTTAGTGTTTTGCGGCGCGAGCGAGATCTAGCGCAAGCGAAAGCAGACGCCTTCGAGGCCAAGGCGGCCAACATGCAGATGCAGATTCAGACTCTGAGCGCCAACCACGCTGAGCTGAGTGAAGAACTGGCCAGGCTGAGGGTGGGCGAGTCGAACCAAGTGACGGTGTCTCGGAGCAAGTATGAAGAGTACCTGCAGATGGCCGAGAACCTGAACGCGCTCACCGATTCGAGCATAGTGCAGAGGAAGAAGAACGACGACCTGGCCAAGGAGATCGCCGAGTTAAGGCCTAAGTGGAAGAGCGCGATGGAAGAAATCGAGAGTTTGAAGAACAGGAATAACCTGTTCCAAGAAAAGATCATTGCGGAAGAAGAGGCTGCGAAGGAACTCATTGAAAAGCACAGGTTGGAGGTTGAGAGGGCAAATCAAGCCGAGTCGAAGATTCGAGAGATGGAGCAGAAACTGAACTCGACTGGCTcgtcgcagcagcagctcagcTCGGAAATTTCCAATCTGAAGGTTCGCATCAACGCTCTAGTCCAGGACATGACAAAAAAGAATGCGGATATCAGGAGGATGACTTTGGAGAAAAACGCTCTTCAAAAGCAGCTTGAAGCTGCCAAGGGTTTGACTAGCAAGATTTCGGACGAGTTGGCGCAAGAAAAGGCTAATGTTGCAGCCAAGGCCACGGAAATCGAGCAGCTTAAGACCAGCTTGGAGAACACGAAGAAGGAAATGACCGCCAAAGTGAACGAGCTGACAGGAGTGGTCAACGAGACTAAAGAATCTCTGGGCAAGAAGGAAAAAGAGTTTGAAGACCTCAACTCAAAGCACGGCAAGGTGCGCGCCATAGCGAAGAAGTACAAAGATCAGTATGACGCTCTTGTGGCCGAAAACAAGGACAAAGCTGCTGCAGAGGCCAAAACTGGCGCACAGGAGCAGGCCAAAACCAAAGAGATGGAGGGTAAAATTGCTGAGATGCAGACCCGACTGGCGGAGGCGGAGACAAAAGCTACAGAAGCGGAGAATGAAGTGCAGAAACTCAGCCAAAACCTGGATAACATCTCTAAACAGGTaatatcgatttttgtttcaattgccTTTATATAAATGAACTTTGTTAGCTGGTGGAAAAGTCGACGCAGCTAGAGCAAGAACAGAAAACCAACGCAGAGAGGCAGAACCGCACCAAGACGATCATCGCTGCCGCACGTAATAAGATAAAGGATCAAGCAGAATTGATCGCCAAGAAGGATGAAGCGATCAAAGAGAAGCAGGAAAAGATCTCTCATCTCGAAGGCTCTGCTCAAAATAGCGGTAACCAAGGTATGAATAACGTCACTTTTTGtagatgaaaatattaaaattcatgctgCCTAGATCAAGAAGATATGATCAGCCAGctgaaaaaggaaaactgTGAGCTTCGGGCCCAGATGGAGCAGTCAAAGCAGGATTCTAAGGTAACTTTCGTATTTCATTCCTTGAATTAGCATTTTAATATCGGTCCGTTCTTACAACAGGCTTCCAAACCAGCTGCTGGTCCGTCAGGTGCCACTCCGTCAGTGAAAATCAGACCAATGGCTTCCCAGTCACAGCCTCCAAAAGTCAAGCCTCAAACAGTATGAACTTCGCcagtaaaatcattttttttttttaattcgttgaatatatttttagtctgCCGCTGTCATCCCGACAACAAGGGCTGCTCCGACCGCCCGCCTCCGGCCTATGGTAAACACGCCAGCCAGAAACGTGGCCGTCCTCGCGCCCAGCCAACAGGATCTGCCATCTAACAGCGTCACTCCAATTCAGGGCACGCCACGAACACACTCGACCCCTCCCAGATTGCCCTCCAGAGAGGAACATTCCAGCGACTCGTCCACCAGCCTCGATGAGTCCGCTGCTCAGTCAACGAGTGCCAACGTGGTGCTAGTGCGTCCCAACGAAGTTTATCCAGCCCCCTTTTCCAGCCAACCGTCCACTTCAGCTGGCCCGTCTGGGCCACCATCAGCAGGTCCTTCCTTATCCTTGAAGAGAGCCAGAGACACTGAAACTTTGACTATTCAGCCAGATGAACCTCAGGTTTGACATTATATCCTAAACAAGCCTATTGAAAGTATTATTTTGGTGTGCTCTTTTATTTGGCATTAAATTAGTGTAACAAATTTAGAACTTGAAAATTACTGACTGGTTACTGATCCATGCAATTTGTAGGCAATGGCActggaatatattttattttcatactaATCTATGGAATTTACACAGCAAAAatgttgataatttatttattcttcattCAGATATGCAGATTATGTAACAAAATCATTTCTGAGAAGATATAAAGACAGCTACacctattttttaacattataatTGTATAtctgatttcaaaatgttttcaatgtTGCTCTAaaagtaacattttttatatttaggcCAAACAATCTTGCACTGAATCAGCGGAAGAGCTTGTGCCTGAAATGGTTGAGGAGCCAGAGGTTGAGGAGAGACTGGAAGAAGATCCAAATACAGAAGGTGCAGTCGAGGGTGAGGAGAACGAAGAGGCCATCAACGAAGAACTGGAGGAAATGGCGGTATCTTggattgatttcaatttgaaaaaagtaaatctGATTGATTTTGATCAGCTTCA
The nucleotide sequence above comes from Cloeon dipterum chromosome X, ieCloDipt1.1, whole genome shotgun sequence. Encoded proteins:
- the LOC135944933 gene encoding nucleoprotein TPR-like isoform X2 translates to MDSGLKEPAPSDDAQQQSDDGKANSEEDEKIVALRNHIEYLLERNVAGQKDYEKLIKQYKSREQELNSANAKMCEALFQVATLTAQLHVKEDAVKNLKTDVDVLGKQLAEASRAKNNALLKLDNIASREETFENKKRMMEQEIDLLRGQILSFEQRVERQEAELVDATSSSRVVQLESQLQRMIDELAARDQTALRLRNQLKEEQSKVSKLEERHKLDQTKESQLQLIHKKELESQINLSRISQERFEENEKKLHEFSGLIKKLEAELEIKSIPGDAERKALEEINRLNQELENKDNKIQNLELSVSQLEIELEQIKKDNLDQYIQKLFPSASIVSQHLQGDLSLSQLYEKYSAVLEEFNTTKYERDMLRVKFNGLTDDLTVKVDALHECKKKQAAAEQQVQRLMNENKKLMIEYENMKQSAKESARSVAQHLIDKSQLKQQNDDLRKQVIRLVQEIAVLKSGEESQLTDEDHLVLFRDIDELQHKNIELLSLVRELQTRAEAAEKEMENVEKVASCNERLDELVEQVKRYQEREASHSEMMQLLIRQRDHFEEMSKSAIRAAEEKVQQMRMSLTPVKGSEPMDVAASPAPQQPEQRVLSPQVSSPRLQGQQQRPQSPQMSMQRANRPRFSPYTAGGVPPSKAYVDALQLRYKKCQDELESSNKAFAEYRENSKKNMDMVINQLEELRNENLDIKMERSELKALCETGKDKLASMKNIMEGLQRQLDAVQKMRDIQDVIIGKHEKNTIELNKEIVKTYAKLSNVEGLLERANAEIRRLRVSESSARHECESLRASSSSQNLVFLGAQELKAARQRADAEDSLILSNQLQAVMNENKELKQQLESGQVHLKDEINRLEACLNKERALLAGAVAEKETAVSECARAAELLSQAQRDVMVLRTNKNPSASTEVQTENQFDYEHQIGQLEEELLAANARNVEVKAKYEELTETRARDEDVIAQLKKLNDELKHAIDVSKEEFEAEKNAAKQKIDSLEGDLSVAKEQLTVAKEQLCRAEKQIDSLRAEVANAGQRQAVAIVGQEKEEAIRNLKKELAAMKEKQERGEESLEREKEQHKLDLQALSITRKQLVALEKTSLELKERISSLEFEVQKAKSDLENARLTANVVSGDQSDELREQNRILYQQLEQVLSQRGRIESSLGEEDALLGVLSVLRRERDLAQAKADAFEAKAANMQMQIQTLSANHAELSEELARLRVGESNQVTVSRSKYEEYLQMAENLNALTDSSIVQRKKNDDLAKEIAELRPKWKSAMEEIESLKNRNNLFQEKIIAEEEAAKELIEKHRLEVERANQAESKIREMEQKLNSTGSSQQQLSSEISNLKVRINALVQDMTKKNADIRRMTLEKNALQKQLEAAKGLTSKISDELAQEKANVAAKATEIEQLKTSLENTKKEMTAKVNELTGVVNETKESLGKKEKEFEDLNSKHGKVRAIAKKYKDQYDALVAENKDKAAAEAKTGAQEQAKTKEMEGKIAEMQTRLAEAETKATEAENEVQKLSQNLDNISKQLVEKSTQLEQEQKTNAERQNRTKTIIAAARNKIKDQAELIAKKDEAIKEKQEKISHLEGSAQNSGNQDQEDMISQLKKENCELRAQMEQSKQDSKASKPAAGPSGATPSVKIRPMASQSQPPKVKPQTSAAVIPTTRAAPTARLRPMVNTPARNVAVLAPSQQDLPSNSVTPIQGTPRTHSTPPRLPSREEHSSDSSTSLDESAAQSTSANVVLVRPNEVYPAPFSSQPSTSAGPSGPPSAGPSLSLKRARDTETLTIQPDEPQAKQSCTESAEELVPEMVEEPEVEERLEEDPNTEGAVEGEENEEAINEELEEMALQAVDGDDETEENLEEETDETPGEPAVDADGGNAENSLAAAEAASNEEGLQGGGDAEQPAQVDLVPQAAPARANFMLGRHFTFASEPGFSSQSQSASGGPSDTEESAGGHTVPGTPIASSPDDVVPNVHVTDAQASDEAEAGPLEASQEASSSSDAQAPTATPLMQRRIPTGIPSSARNPNYASRGYTFGQRPPLLSRPTPIVWELDPMRQVQGDRSNGRGVRRASGVGAQQRGRGRSRARGPNPFQRGH